The following proteins are encoded in a genomic region of Myxococcaceae bacterium JPH2:
- the hrcA gene encoding heat-inducible transcription repressor HrcA: MSEELGDREKEVLRAVVQEYITTGGPVGSQQLTRKAEFDVSSATMRNVLADLEALGFLEKPHTSAGRVPTDRGYRFYVDTLVKLRDPTPRDRELIHAGLVLDTHLGDVLSEASRVLHSLTRHAGVVLAPRPDAAVFQRIEFVRLREDRVLAILVGHNGQVHNKALTVDFPLTSDELIKASNYLSELLREVPLEEARERIRVEMDQEQALYNALTAKALRLGAAATDLQTPERVLIEGTGSFLEQPEFADVERMRALFRALDEKHKLLHLLDRVQRTNAMHVFIGAESEFSAAGDVTVIASPYGTGEQVLGTVGVIGPTRMDYRRVIPLVNFTAQVLSRVLEKA; this comes from the coding sequence ATGTCCGAGGAGCTGGGAGACCGCGAAAAGGAAGTCCTGCGCGCCGTCGTGCAGGAGTACATCACCACGGGCGGCCCTGTCGGCAGTCAGCAGCTGACGCGCAAGGCCGAGTTCGACGTGTCGTCCGCGACCATGCGCAACGTGCTCGCGGACCTCGAAGCCCTGGGCTTCCTGGAAAAGCCTCACACCTCGGCCGGTCGCGTCCCGACGGACCGGGGTTACCGGTTCTACGTGGACACGCTGGTGAAGCTGCGAGATCCGACGCCGAGGGACCGCGAGCTCATCCACGCGGGGCTGGTGTTGGACACGCACCTGGGTGACGTGTTGTCGGAGGCGAGCCGGGTGCTGCACTCGCTGACGCGGCACGCGGGCGTGGTGCTGGCGCCGAGACCGGATGCGGCGGTGTTCCAGCGCATCGAGTTCGTGCGGCTGCGCGAGGACCGGGTGCTCGCCATCCTGGTGGGCCACAACGGGCAGGTGCACAACAAGGCGCTCACGGTCGACTTCCCGCTCACCTCCGACGAACTCATCAAGGCGAGCAACTACCTGTCCGAGCTGCTGCGCGAGGTCCCGCTGGAGGAGGCGCGCGAGCGCATCCGGGTGGAGATGGACCAGGAGCAGGCGCTCTACAACGCGCTGACGGCGAAGGCGCTGCGGCTGGGCGCGGCGGCCACGGACCTCCAGACGCCGGAGCGCGTGTTGATTGAAGGCACGGGCTCGTTCCTGGAGCAGCCCGAGTTCGCGGACGTGGAGCGCATGCGCGCGCTGTTCCGCGCGCTGGATGAGAAGCACAAGCTGTTGCACCTGCTGGACCGGGTGCAGCGCACGAACGCGATGCACGTCTTCATCGGCGCGGAGAGCGAGTTCTCCGCGGCCGGGGACGTCACGGTCATCGCGAGCCCGTATGGCACCGGAGAGCAGGTGCTGGGCACGGTGGGCGTCATCGGTCCCACGCGCATGGACTACCGGCGCGTGATTCCGCTGGTGAACTTCACCGCGCAGGTGCTCTCGCGCGTGCTGGAGAAGGCGTAG